Below is a genomic region from Paludicola sp. MB14-C6.
TGGTAAAAGCATTATTATGAAAACAGTAGAGGCGGTTGGCTTTGCAGAATTATTTACAGCTACGGGTGGTGAAGCATTTCAAGCTGCAATAGCGGCAAATGTGCCTAAAATGATCACTTCTTCTATCAATGTAGTAATTGCAGTTGTTATCGCTTGTATCTTTGCTCCAATATTAAAAAAAGCACTAACAAAAGCAGGACTTTATAATAAAATCAGTGTTTAGCAGTTTTTTCATAATAAAGGAATCGATATGAAAATGTCGGTTCTTTTATTTTATAACTTGGTAATATATAGGTGTAATCAAAATTACTATAAAGTTTAATGTTAATTTGGAAAAATTTTTGTGCAATTTGCGAAAAAGTGTTGACATTGCAAAAACCATGGAGTATAATGTTCACATATTATAGATGCTGGTAGGTTAAAAATCTATGGATAGTAAACCAATAAGCCAGGCAATTTTGAATAAGAATGACGTTGAATTATTAGAATGTTATCGGTCTGGTAATCAAGAAGCGGTTGCTTGTATCTTTGCAAGATATGCTAGTGTTGTGAATCGAAATATTGCAAACTACTATATTGCAGGAATTGATAAAGATGATTTAAAGCAAGAAGCTTTAATGGGGTTGTTTAATGCAATCCGTTCTTATAAGCAAGATCGAAACGCTAGTTTTAATACATATGCGAACCATTGTATAGCAAACAGACTGAAAAATTTTCTAGCTGCTTCTTCAACCAATAAGGCGCAAGTGTTAAATCGTTCTATTCCTATTGAAGAAGTCGAAAGCTATAAGTTTTTAGAAAAACAACCAACAAACCCGGAAAGTATATTTATACAGAAAGAAAGCTATCAATCATTGGTAGAGTCAATGAATTCCGTTTT
It encodes:
- a CDS encoding sigma-70 family RNA polymerase sigma factor; the protein is MDSKPISQAILNKNDVELLECYRSGNQEAVACIFARYASVVNRNIANYYIAGIDKDDLKQEALMGLFNAIRSYKQDRNASFNTYANHCIANRLKNFLAASSTNKAQVLNRSIPIEEVESYKFLEKQPTNPESIFIQKESYQSLVESMNSVLSNLEREVMNLYLCGCDYRLIASKLNSSQKTVDNALQRARRKLKAVFNHL